The DNA sequence GCCACGACGACGAATTGCGCCATGTCGCGCCAGTGCCAGACGGGAATCGGATAGATCCCGTCGCCGTAGCGCCGGTAGAGAACGTCGGTCACAACCATCGCAAACAGGAAGACCAGGCCCTCCACAATCAGGTCGCCCGAGCGACCTTTCATCTCTTCGAAGCTCAGGCGGCGGAAACGAAAGAGCAATGGAAACTGCGGCAGGTACTGCATCCGCAGCGGAATGAGCGAACCCAGCGCCACAGCGGGCCCCAGCACCCACGCCATGCGAAGGCCCATGACATAGAAGCTGGCATACCCCAGCAGTCCCAGCGTGTAGTTGAGCCGCCGCCTCTTCGAGAGAACGAGCGGGTAGAGAGCGGCAAACAGGCCCATGACGAAGATGCCGCGCAGGTATCCCGGCTGCTCGGGCCAGCTCGCAAAGTCGGGAAGCCACGCGGGCATGGCCCTAGAGCTCCACGTTGTGGCGAACCAGCATGAGCGCCAGCTTCGTGCGGTCGGGTACCTGGAGCGTCTGCAGAATCTTCGTGACGTGATTCTTCGCGGTCCCCTCGCTCAGGAAGAGCGCGTCGGCGATGTCCTTGCTCGACTTTCCCTGCGCGATGAGTGAGAGCACCTCGCGCTGGCGCGGGGTGAGCTCGGCCACCTTGCGACGGAAGTCCACGCTGTCGGGCTCTGCGCGAAGCGACTGCGCCACGCGCACGGCGAGCTCGGCATCGAGCACCGTGCGGCCGGCGGCTGCGTCGCGAATGGCGCGAATGAGTTCTCTGGGGTCGGAGTCCTTTCGAATGAATCCGGTC is a window from the Chrysiogenia bacterium genome containing:
- a CDS encoding response regulator transcription factor; this encodes MSVIRIAICDDHPVFRAGIMSVINAQEDFDVVAEAGTTNELRERLAAQDIDLVLLDIELPEEGGLDALPDLARTHRVLVFSAFDDARRVKQAMESGATGFIRKDSDPRELIRAIRDAAAGRTVLDAELAVRVAQSLRAEPDSVDFRRKVAELTPRQREVLSLIAQGKSSKDIADALFLSEGTAKNHVTKILQTLQVPDRTKLALMLVRHNVEL